From a region of the Streptacidiphilus albus JL83 genome:
- a CDS encoding MFS transporter — protein sequence MYLADRAAPAEGAAPSGGPRQLARAVSSTVLALGAVSLITDVSSEMVTAVLPLYLVTGLGLSPLGFGVLDGLYNGVAGLVQLVGGHLADRGRNHKLVAGLGYGFSALCRPLLLIAHTLTPLGAILALDRTGKGLRTSPRDALISLSSAPEHRGRAFGVHRAMDTAGAALGPITAFLILRQAANGYDAIFGVSGCIAALGVLVLILFVPGRPRAAAGAPAEAAPARKRVDLREAATLLKLPRLRALAGCSMLLGLTTISDAFVYLLLQHRTGISDEWFPLLPLGTATGFLLLAVPLGALADRIGRRTVFLAGHGALLLGYGLLLWAPAGPALPFLVLALHGTFYAATDGVLPAAVADVVPEALRGTGLALVGTGQALARFLCSLAFGAAWTAWGDGPALTASAVGLLCCAVTAGVVLRPTRTPQGDQ from the coding sequence ATGTACCTGGCCGACCGCGCCGCCCCCGCCGAGGGGGCCGCGCCCTCGGGCGGCCCCCGACAGTTGGCCAGGGCCGTCTCGTCGACCGTGCTCGCCCTGGGCGCCGTCAGTCTGATCACCGACGTCTCCTCGGAGATGGTCACCGCCGTCCTGCCGCTCTACCTGGTCACCGGGCTCGGTCTGAGCCCGCTCGGCTTCGGCGTGCTGGACGGCCTCTACAACGGAGTCGCCGGACTGGTCCAGCTGGTCGGCGGCCACCTCGCCGACCGGGGGCGGAACCACAAGCTGGTCGCCGGGCTCGGCTACGGCTTCTCCGCGCTCTGCCGCCCGCTGCTGCTGATCGCCCACACCCTGACCCCGCTCGGGGCGATCCTCGCCCTGGACCGGACCGGCAAGGGGCTGCGCACCTCTCCCCGGGACGCGCTGATCTCGCTCTCCTCCGCCCCCGAGCACCGGGGCCGGGCCTTCGGCGTGCACCGGGCCATGGACACGGCCGGCGCCGCCCTCGGGCCGATCACCGCCTTCCTGATCCTGCGCCAGGCCGCCAACGGCTATGACGCGATCTTCGGCGTCAGCGGCTGCATCGCCGCGCTCGGCGTGCTGGTGCTGATCCTGTTCGTGCCCGGCCGGCCCCGGGCGGCAGCGGGGGCTCCGGCCGAGGCGGCCCCCGCCCGGAAGCGGGTGGACCTGCGCGAGGCCGCCACCCTGCTCAAGCTGCCCCGGCTGCGGGCCCTGGCCGGCTGCTCCATGCTGCTCGGCCTCACCACCATCAGCGACGCCTTCGTCTACCTGCTGCTGCAGCACCGGACCGGCATCTCCGACGAGTGGTTCCCGCTGCTGCCGCTCGGCACCGCCACCGGCTTCCTGCTGCTGGCCGTGCCGCTGGGCGCGCTCGCCGACCGGATCGGCCGCCGCACCGTCTTCCTCGCCGGGCACGGCGCCCTGCTGCTCGGCTACGGCCTGCTGCTCTGGGCCCCGGCCGGCCCGGCCCTGCCGTTCCTGGTGCTCGCCCTGCACGGCACCTTCTACGCCGCCACCGACGGGGTGCTGCCGGCCGCCGTCGCCGACGTCGTCCCCGAGGCCCTGCGCGGCACCGGCCTCGCCCTGGTCGGCACCGGCCAGGCGCTCGCCCGCTTCCTCTGCTCGCTCGCCTTCGGCGCGGCCTGGACCGCCTGGGGCGACGGCCCCGCGCTGACCGCCTCCGCCGTCGGCCTGCTCTGCTGCGCCGTCACCGCCGGCGTGGTGCTCCGACCCACCCGCACCCCGCAAGGAGACCAGTGA
- a CDS encoding NAD-dependent epimerase/dehydratase family protein: MSSVRGKRVLVTGGAGTIGSNLVDLLVDRGAGEIIVLDNFVRGRMANLAGAMPSGLVRVVEGDIRDHDTVRKATDGADLVFHLAAIRITQCAEEPRLANEVMVDGTFNVLESAAAAGVGKVIASSSASVYGLAEEFPTTERHHPYNNDTFYGAAKAFNEGMLRSFHAMYGLDYIALRYFNVYGPRMDIHGLYTEVLIRWMERIAAGEPPLILGDGTQTMDFVHVRDIARANLLAAESELTDEVFNVASATETSLRDLALALLAAMGSDLVPVHGPARAVNGVTRRLADISRAGERLGFTAEIDLGSGLRDLVDWWLAERAADAAAVPDAAVRA; this comes from the coding sequence TTGAGCAGCGTACGAGGCAAGCGGGTGCTGGTCACCGGAGGCGCCGGCACCATCGGCTCCAACCTGGTGGACCTCCTGGTCGACCGGGGTGCGGGCGAGATCATCGTGCTCGACAACTTCGTCCGGGGCCGGATGGCCAACCTCGCCGGGGCGATGCCCAGCGGGCTGGTCCGGGTGGTCGAGGGCGACATCCGCGACCACGACACCGTCCGCAAGGCCACCGACGGCGCCGACCTGGTGTTCCACCTCGCCGCGATCCGGATCACCCAGTGCGCGGAGGAGCCCCGGCTGGCCAACGAGGTCATGGTCGACGGCACCTTCAACGTGCTGGAGTCCGCGGCGGCCGCCGGGGTCGGCAAGGTGATCGCCTCCTCCTCCGCCTCGGTCTACGGCCTCGCCGAGGAGTTCCCCACCACCGAGCGCCACCACCCCTACAACAACGACACCTTCTACGGCGCCGCCAAGGCGTTCAACGAGGGCATGCTGCGCAGCTTCCACGCCATGTACGGTCTCGACTACATCGCCCTGCGCTACTTCAACGTCTACGGCCCGCGGATGGACATCCACGGCCTCTACACCGAGGTGCTGATCCGCTGGATGGAGCGGATCGCGGCCGGGGAGCCGCCGCTGATCCTCGGCGACGGCACCCAGACCATGGACTTCGTCCATGTCCGCGACATCGCCAGGGCCAACCTGCTGGCCGCCGAGTCGGAGCTGACCGACGAGGTCTTCAATGTCGCCAGCGCGACCGAGACCAGCCTCCGCGACCTGGCGCTGGCGCTGCTCGCCGCGATGGGCTCCGACCTGGTCCCGGTGCACGGACCGGCGCGCGCGGTGAACGGGGTGACCCGCAGGCTCGCCGACATCAGCCGGGCCGGCGAGCGGCTCGGCTTCACCGCCGAGATCGACCTCGGCAGCGGGCTGCGCGACCTGGTCGACTGGTGGCTGGCCGAGCGCGCCGCCGACGCGGCGGCCGTGCCGGATGCGGCGGTGCGGGCATGA
- a CDS encoding TolB family protein — MTSRTRLLILAVAVVLLAGLGTGFVLHAADRADRRTRPRAGGPPVVAGTVSLDRPGQLFFVDMAPGPYVDHVVSVPADDPGGTRTATPLKCERFFAAAGTGVCLQSDQNVFTTGNRALILDASLHTVRTVPLAGIPSRARVSADGRFAAWTVFVGGESYGAAFFSTRTSILDTRTGTLIPNLETFAITLNGQQYHAADDNFWGVTFAADDDTFYATLGTAGHTYLMRGSISRRSVTSLTENVECPSLSPDGTRIVFKRRVLAGSSLWHLTVIDLRTLKETPLAEHRSVDDQAEWLNNSTVAYALPTPGDIGSDDLWSVPADGGGTPQLLLPGASSPALLP, encoded by the coding sequence ATGACGTCCCGCACCCGGCTGCTGATCCTGGCCGTGGCCGTGGTGCTGCTCGCCGGGCTCGGCACCGGCTTCGTGCTGCACGCCGCCGACCGCGCCGACCGGCGCACCCGGCCCCGGGCCGGCGGCCCGCCGGTCGTCGCCGGAACGGTCTCGCTCGACCGGCCGGGACAGCTGTTCTTCGTCGACATGGCGCCCGGTCCCTATGTCGACCACGTCGTCTCGGTCCCGGCCGACGACCCGGGCGGCACCCGCACGGCCACCCCGCTGAAGTGCGAGCGCTTCTTCGCCGCCGCCGGGACCGGCGTCTGCCTCCAGTCCGACCAGAACGTGTTCACCACCGGCAACCGGGCGCTGATCCTCGACGCCTCGCTGCACACCGTGCGCACCGTCCCGCTGGCCGGCATCCCCAGCCGGGCCCGGGTCTCCGCCGACGGCCGCTTCGCCGCCTGGACGGTCTTCGTCGGCGGCGAGTCCTACGGCGCGGCGTTCTTCTCCACCCGCACCTCGATCCTGGACACCCGGACCGGGACCCTGATCCCCAACCTGGAGACCTTCGCGATCACCCTCAACGGCCAGCAGTACCACGCCGCCGACGACAACTTCTGGGGCGTCACCTTCGCCGCCGACGACGACACCTTCTACGCCACCCTCGGCACCGCCGGGCACACCTACCTGATGCGCGGCTCGATCTCCCGGCGGAGCGTCACCAGCCTCACCGAGAACGTGGAGTGCCCCTCGCTCTCGCCCGACGGCACCCGGATCGTCTTCAAACGGCGGGTGCTGGCCGGCTCCTCGCTCTGGCACCTGACCGTGATCGACCTGCGGACGCTGAAGGAGACCCCGCTCGCCGAGCACCGCAGCGTGGACGACCAGGCCGAGTGGCTGAACAACAGCACCGTCGCCTACGCCCTGCCCACCCCCGGCGACATCGGCAGCGACGACCTGTGGAGCGTCCCCGCCGACGGCGGCGGCACCCCGCAACTGCTGTTGCCCGGCGCCTCCTCCCCCGCCCTGCTCCCGTAG
- a CDS encoding gamma-glutamyl-gamma-aminobutyrate hydrolase family protein: MSSRGTGMPAIAVPVRLSDGDVGDADPRVGGANKIFADVVDLVRAAGAEPVLVGSGTEEETERLLDGCQGFLVPGGGDVDPALYGGAVDHPALYDVNREQDRLDLAVIRHARRTGRPYLGICRGMQLLNVEYGGSLHVDLARTSVLHDPTGVTRDEWALHDVEVAPDSRVAAAYAGATGAAGAAEVVAAGGTLPIASGHHQAVDRAGAGLRVTARAADGCVEAVESLPGTPWTVGVQWHPEAEVPSDALRLPLFAALCREARAVREVREVREAARG, translated from the coding sequence ATGAGCAGCCGAGGGACCGGTATGCCCGCCATCGCCGTACCGGTCAGGCTCAGCGACGGGGACGTCGGCGACGCGGACCCCCGGGTGGGCGGCGCCAACAAGATCTTCGCCGACGTGGTCGACCTCGTCCGCGCGGCCGGAGCCGAGCCGGTGCTCGTCGGCTCCGGCACCGAGGAGGAGACCGAACGACTGCTGGACGGATGCCAGGGCTTCCTCGTCCCGGGCGGCGGGGACGTCGACCCCGCGCTGTACGGCGGAGCGGTGGACCATCCCGCGCTCTACGACGTCAACCGCGAGCAGGACCGGCTCGACCTGGCCGTCATCCGCCACGCGCGCCGCACCGGCCGTCCCTACCTCGGCATCTGCCGGGGGATGCAGCTGCTGAACGTCGAGTACGGCGGCTCGCTCCACGTCGACCTGGCGCGGACCTCGGTGCTGCACGACCCGACCGGCGTGACCCGGGACGAGTGGGCGCTGCACGACGTCGAGGTGGCGCCGGACAGCCGGGTCGCGGCGGCCTACGCCGGGGCGACCGGGGCGGCCGGGGCGGCCGAGGTCGTGGCGGCCGGGGGGACGCTGCCGATCGCGTCCGGCCACCACCAGGCGGTGGACCGGGCCGGTGCAGGGCTCCGGGTGACCGCCCGCGCGGCCGACGGCTGCGTCGAGGCGGTGGAGAGCCTGCCGGGCACACCGTGGACGGTCGGCGTCCAGTGGCACCCCGAGGCGGAGGTCCCCAGCGACGCGCTGCGGCTGCCGCTGTTCGCGGCGCTCTGCCGCGAGGCGCGGGCGGTGCGCGAGGTGCGCGAGGTGCGCGAGGCGGCGCGCGGATGA
- a CDS encoding adenylate kinase: MRLVLVGPPGAGKGTQATLLAASLGVPHISTGVLLRDEARAGTPLGEQVAEVMATGGLVPTPVTLGLVEQRIAEPDAAEGFILDGFPRSTEQAEALDALLAPHGQELTAVVLLDLPDEEVVRRIGGRRVCAADAAHSFHLDTAPPADPGVCDHCGGELFQREDDRPETVLRRQQVYRAETVPLISYYEAAGLLRRVAATGPVAEVAQRIRAVLPTG, from the coding sequence ATGCGCCTCGTACTCGTCGGCCCTCCCGGCGCCGGGAAGGGCACCCAGGCCACGCTGCTGGCCGCGTCGCTGGGGGTGCCGCACATCTCCACCGGGGTGCTGCTCCGCGACGAGGCGCGGGCCGGGACTCCGCTGGGGGAGCAGGTGGCGGAGGTGATGGCCACCGGCGGGCTGGTGCCCACCCCGGTCACCCTCGGACTGGTGGAGCAGCGGATCGCCGAGCCGGACGCCGCCGAGGGCTTCATCCTGGACGGCTTCCCGCGCAGCACCGAGCAGGCCGAGGCGCTGGACGCGCTGCTCGCGCCGCACGGACAGGAGTTGACGGCGGTGGTGCTGCTCGACCTGCCCGACGAGGAGGTGGTCCGGCGGATCGGCGGACGCCGGGTCTGCGCCGCCGACGCCGCCCACTCCTTCCACCTGGACACCGCGCCGCCGGCCGATCCCGGCGTCTGCGACCACTGCGGCGGGGAACTGTTCCAGCGCGAGGACGACCGGCCGGAGACGGTGCTGCGCCGGCAGCAGGTCTACCGGGCCGAGACGGTGCCGCTGATCTCCTACTACGAGGCGGCCGGGCTGCTCCGGCGGGTGGCCGCGACCGGTCCGGTGGCGGAGGTCGCGCAGCGGATCCGCGCGGTGCTGCCGACCGGCTGA
- a CDS encoding DUF2079 domain-containing protein, which yields MAGFFFVAYTALAISRQQNLLTDGYDLGIFDEAVRSYAGGHLPYAALKGSAHYSVLGDHFSPVLVLLVPFYWILPTADTLLVAQAFLLAVALVPLARWAHRELGAEAAVVIAFGYGSSWGIAAAVGFDFHEVCFAVPLIAFSLEALAAERWRTALLWALPLVLVKEDLGFTLAAIGLLVAWKGPRLLGLAAAAFGVAASLVEVLVLIPLSSDSGYAYFAKSLGAGGAGAAAAGGAAVHQGLVHQLLSVPHNLILPHVKLVTLIALFAPTAFLALRSRLALVVVPTLLWRFLSDTPAYWGMTFHYSADLMPVVFAAFVDALAQCRRQGWSPRRLRAVLAVSLAVSAVLIPDHPLGALSRPKTYAVSPVAEAGRELAGRIPNGATVAADNDLAAQLTDRATVFLFPSYPNPGLPTAQYIITNPASPVGWPDRSVLYRADVAQALAHGYHQIASDDGFVLLRRDSTG from the coding sequence ATGGCGGGCTTCTTCTTCGTGGCCTACACGGCACTCGCGATCAGCCGCCAGCAGAACCTGCTGACCGACGGCTACGACCTGGGCATCTTCGACGAGGCGGTGCGCTCCTACGCGGGCGGCCACCTGCCCTACGCGGCGCTCAAGGGCTCCGCCCACTACAGCGTGCTGGGCGACCACTTCAGCCCGGTGCTGGTGCTGCTGGTCCCCTTCTACTGGATCCTGCCGACCGCCGACACCCTGCTGGTGGCCCAGGCGTTCCTGCTGGCGGTCGCCCTGGTCCCGCTGGCCCGCTGGGCGCACCGGGAGCTGGGCGCGGAGGCCGCCGTCGTCATCGCCTTCGGCTACGGCAGCTCCTGGGGCATCGCCGCCGCCGTCGGCTTCGACTTCCACGAGGTCTGCTTCGCCGTCCCACTGATCGCCTTCTCGTTGGAGGCGTTGGCGGCCGAGCGTTGGCGGACCGCGCTGCTGTGGGCGCTGCCGCTGGTGCTGGTCAAGGAGGACCTCGGCTTCACCCTCGCCGCCATCGGCCTGCTGGTCGCCTGGAAGGGGCCCCGACTGCTCGGGCTGGCCGCCGCCGCCTTCGGGGTGGCCGCGAGCCTGGTCGAGGTGCTGGTGCTGATCCCGCTGTCCTCCGACAGCGGCTACGCCTACTTCGCCAAGTCCCTCGGCGCCGGCGGCGCGGGCGCGGCGGCGGCCGGAGGCGCTGCGGTGCACCAGGGGCTGGTGCACCAACTGCTGTCGGTACCGCACAACCTGATCCTGCCGCACGTGAAACTGGTCACCCTGATCGCGCTGTTCGCGCCCACCGCCTTCCTGGCACTGCGCTCACGGCTGGCGCTGGTCGTGGTGCCGACGCTGCTCTGGCGGTTCCTCTCGGACACCCCCGCCTACTGGGGCATGACCTTCCACTACAGCGCCGACCTGATGCCGGTGGTGTTCGCGGCCTTCGTGGACGCCCTGGCCCAGTGTCGCCGGCAGGGCTGGTCGCCGCGCCGGCTCCGGGCGGTCCTGGCGGTCAGCCTGGCGGTTTCGGCGGTGCTGATCCCCGACCATCCCCTGGGGGCGCTGAGCCGGCCGAAAACCTATGCGGTCTCGCCGGTCGCGGAAGCCGGGCGGGAACTGGCCGGGCGGATCCCGAACGGCGCGACGGTCGCCGCCGACAACGATCTGGCGGCCCAGCTCACCGACCGGGCCACGGTCTTCCTCTTCCCCAGCTATCCGAACCCGGGCCTGCCGACCGCGCAGTACATCATCACCAACCCGGCCTCCCCGGTCGGATGGCCCGACCGGTCGGTGCTCTACCGCGCGGACGTGGCCCAGGCCCTGGCCCACGGCTACCACCAGATCGCCTCGGACGACGGCTTCGTCCTGCTGCGGCGCGACAGCACCGGCTGA
- a CDS encoding Gfo/Idh/MocA family protein, which yields MTENGAAEPLGVAVVGAGYWGPNLVRNFQAGSAFRLRWLCDLDLARAERVLGGYSTVRATADYAAVLADPEVAAVAVATPAGTHLDVALAALRAGKHVLVEKPLAATYADGARLVAEAEERGLTLMCDHTYCYTPAVGRIREAVRSGELGEIHFVDSVRINLGLVQKDIDVLWDLAPHDLSILDFILPEQVQPVAVAAHGADPIGAGQACVAYLTLQLNTGAIAHVHVNWLSPTKVRTTMVGGSKRTLIWDDLNPAQRVALFDRGVDLAAPQELGADERREMLVSYRSGDMVAPALGEKEALRAMVEEFAEAIRDRRAPLTDGRAGLRVLDILEAASRSLEFRGAVVGLRTGHR from the coding sequence GTGACGGAGAACGGAGCGGCGGAGCCGCTGGGCGTGGCGGTCGTCGGCGCCGGCTACTGGGGACCGAACCTGGTCCGCAACTTCCAGGCCGGCAGCGCCTTCCGGCTGCGCTGGCTGTGCGACCTGGACCTGGCCCGGGCCGAGCGGGTGCTCGGCGGCTACTCCACGGTCCGGGCGACCGCCGACTACGCGGCGGTCCTGGCCGACCCGGAGGTGGCCGCGGTCGCCGTGGCCACACCGGCCGGCACCCACCTGGACGTGGCCCTGGCCGCGCTCCGGGCCGGGAAGCACGTGCTGGTGGAGAAGCCGCTCGCGGCCACCTACGCCGACGGCGCCCGGCTGGTCGCCGAGGCCGAGGAGCGCGGGCTGACCCTGATGTGCGACCACACCTACTGCTACACCCCGGCGGTCGGCCGGATCCGGGAGGCGGTCCGCTCCGGCGAGCTCGGCGAGATCCACTTCGTGGACTCGGTGCGGATCAACCTCGGGCTGGTCCAGAAGGACATCGACGTGCTCTGGGACCTGGCCCCGCACGACCTGTCGATCCTCGACTTCATCCTCCCCGAGCAGGTGCAGCCGGTCGCCGTGGCCGCGCACGGGGCCGACCCGATCGGCGCCGGACAGGCCTGCGTCGCCTATCTGACGCTCCAGCTCAACACCGGCGCCATCGCCCACGTCCACGTCAACTGGCTCTCGCCGACCAAGGTCAGGACCACCATGGTCGGCGGCTCCAAGCGCACCCTGATCTGGGACGACCTCAACCCCGCGCAGCGCGTCGCGCTCTTCGACCGGGGCGTGGACCTGGCCGCGCCGCAGGAGCTGGGCGCCGACGAGCGCCGGGAGATGCTCGTCTCCTACCGCTCCGGCGACATGGTCGCGCCCGCGCTGGGCGAGAAGGAGGCGCTGCGCGCCATGGTCGAGGAGTTCGCCGAGGCGATCCGCGACCGCCGGGCCCCGCTCACCGACGGCCGGGCCGGGCTCCGGGTGCTGGACATCCTGGAGGCCGCCTCCCGGAGCCTGGAGTTCCGGGGCGCGGTCGTCGGCCTGCGCACCGGGCACCGCTGA
- a CDS encoding glycosyltransferase — MIPAHNEAQVIGRLLDSLLSQPSQAPQGFTDEIDIVVVCNGCTDDTAQVAGARGAGVRVVEIPTPSKHTALRVGDQHARGFPRVYVDADVVISGADVRAVARPLAADGDGGTSVLASAPGRELPLAGCAWSVRAYYRVWQRLPTVRQGLFGRGVIAVSEAGHARLAALPPLMADDLAASLAFAPEERTVVETARVVVHPPRTWGDLIRRRIRAATSTAQLEQHQRREAATEAPAPSARTGRADLLALLRADPTLLPALLVFAAAAVAARRGSRRAIEAGDFGTWLRDESSRGA; from the coding sequence GTGATCCCTGCTCACAACGAGGCACAGGTCATCGGACGGCTTCTTGATTCACTCCTGTCCCAGCCATCCCAGGCACCCCAGGGATTCACCGACGAGATAGATATTGTTGTGGTGTGCAACGGCTGTACGGACGACACCGCACAGGTCGCGGGCGCACGCGGGGCAGGCGTCCGGGTGGTGGAGATCCCGACCCCGTCCAAGCACACCGCACTGCGGGTGGGCGACCAGCACGCCCGGGGCTTCCCCCGGGTCTACGTGGACGCCGACGTGGTGATCAGCGGGGCAGACGTCCGAGCAGTGGCCCGTCCGCTGGCGGCGGACGGCGACGGCGGGACGTCGGTACTGGCCAGTGCGCCGGGCCGGGAGCTGCCGCTGGCCGGCTGCGCCTGGAGCGTCCGCGCCTACTACCGGGTCTGGCAGCGGCTGCCGACCGTCCGCCAGGGGCTGTTCGGCCGGGGGGTGATCGCGGTCTCCGAGGCCGGCCACGCCCGACTCGCCGCCCTCCCCCCGCTGATGGCCGACGACCTGGCCGCCTCGCTGGCCTTCGCCCCCGAGGAGCGCACCGTGGTCGAGACGGCCCGGGTGGTCGTCCATCCGCCGCGCACCTGGGGCGATCTGATCCGCCGTCGGATCCGGGCCGCCACCTCGACCGCCCAACTGGAGCAGCACCAGCGACGGGAGGCGGCGACCGAGGCTCCCGCCCCCTCCGCCCGCACCGGCCGGGCCGACCTGCTCGCGCTGCTGCGCGCCGACCCCACGCTGCTGCCGGCCCTCCTGGTCTTCGCCGCCGCCGCGGTCGCCGCCCGGCGCGGCTCCCGACGCGCCATCGAGGCCGGGGACTTCGGCACCTGGCTGCGCGACGAGAGCAGTCGCGGCGCCTGA
- a CDS encoding sugar transferase: MAVEPVTHELQVVERRSLRARRRRRERNYTVVLLAADCLAALFAALVVHAGYGRWSVALGLPPAWILAMFAYRAYDRRALGLGTEEFRRVMRGAVALPALTAVACWWFTHNSHLLHDMMLAAAPAALIGVCGRYLLRRRLHRRWAQGRDRRTALLVGPSRTVAELSSVLRRGGVQELSVMAVCLTDPANAPVVDEMGIPVGGGLGDVSAAIRSTHCNTVVVLPAPEIDASVLRRLSWIAAAQAVDFLVVPMLADVAASRLAPRPHGGVPMLHISPAVLSRIPRLPKELVDRLLAAVLLLVLSPVLAGVALTIRLDSAGPAFFRQRRVGKHGEHFTMLKFRTMRQDAEEQRADLAHLNQNSDGVLFKVREDPRITRVGSVLRHYSLDELPQLINVVSGHMSLVGPRPSLPEEVEGYTEEVKRRLLVKPGLTGLWQVSGRSDLPWDEAVRLDLGYVDNWSLGLDLAILLRTGPAVMRGTGAY; the protein is encoded by the coding sequence ATGGCCGTCGAACCGGTCACGCACGAGTTGCAGGTGGTGGAACGCCGGAGCTTACGGGCCCGGCGACGACGTAGGGAGCGGAACTACACAGTCGTCCTTCTGGCCGCGGACTGTCTCGCGGCCCTCTTCGCGGCGCTGGTGGTCCATGCCGGCTACGGACGCTGGTCCGTGGCGCTGGGCCTGCCACCCGCCTGGATCCTCGCCATGTTCGCCTACCGGGCCTACGACCGGCGCGCCCTCGGCCTCGGGACCGAGGAGTTCCGCCGGGTCATGCGCGGCGCCGTCGCCCTGCCGGCGCTGACCGCCGTCGCCTGCTGGTGGTTCACCCACAACTCCCATCTGCTGCACGACATGATGCTCGCCGCCGCCCCGGCCGCGCTGATCGGCGTCTGCGGACGCTATCTGCTGCGCCGCCGGCTGCACCGTCGCTGGGCGCAGGGCCGCGACCGCCGGACCGCCCTCCTGGTCGGTCCCTCGCGCACGGTGGCCGAGCTCAGCTCGGTCCTGCGGCGGGGCGGCGTACAGGAGTTGAGCGTGATGGCGGTCTGCCTCACCGATCCGGCCAATGCGCCGGTGGTCGACGAGATGGGCATCCCGGTCGGCGGCGGGCTCGGCGACGTCTCCGCCGCGATCCGCTCCACCCACTGCAACACCGTGGTGGTGCTGCCGGCTCCGGAGATCGACGCGTCGGTGCTGCGCCGGCTCTCCTGGATCGCCGCCGCCCAGGCCGTGGACTTCCTGGTGGTGCCGATGCTCGCGGACGTGGCCGCGTCCCGACTGGCCCCCCGGCCGCACGGCGGGGTGCCGATGCTGCACATCAGTCCGGCCGTGCTCTCCCGGATCCCGCGCCTGCCGAAGGAGTTGGTGGACCGGCTGCTGGCCGCGGTGCTGCTGCTGGTGCTCTCCCCGGTACTGGCGGGGGTCGCCCTGACGATCCGGCTGGACAGCGCCGGTCCGGCGTTCTTCCGGCAGCGGCGGGTGGGCAAGCACGGCGAGCACTTCACCATGCTCAAGTTCCGCACCATGCGCCAGGACGCCGAGGAGCAGCGCGCGGACCTGGCCCACCTCAACCAGAACAGCGACGGCGTGCTGTTCAAGGTCCGCGAGGACCCGCGGATCACCCGGGTCGGCTCGGTGCTGCGGCACTACTCGCTGGACGAGCTGCCGCAGCTGATCAACGTGGTCAGCGGCCACATGTCGCTGGTCGGCCCCCGGCCGTCGCTGCCGGAGGAGGTCGAGGGCTACACCGAGGAGGTCAAGCGCCGACTCCTGGTCAAACCCGGCCTCACCGGCCTCTGGCAGGTCAGCGGCCGCTCCGACCTGCCCTGGGACGAGGCGGTCCGGCTCGACCTCGGCTATGTGGACAACTGGTCCCTCGGCCTGGACCTGGCCATCCTGCTCCGCACCGGACCGGCCGTGATGCGCGGAACGGGGGCCTACTGA
- a CDS encoding FadR/GntR family transcriptional regulator, whose product MRAAGAAEAIARRLSELIGARMLVAGDRFPSEKALAELFEVAPMTIRHSMAVLREEGLVETRRGHLAGTYVTPEVLDRVRELTARHAYTEAEVEELTVWREAVSGEASARAAARLTTDSTGTDAADAVTGLRDRLRELEARTNAELGDPGAYRTADAALHLFIAELSGSRRLLEAEQGIQHELTRLLAADPGGTESRSTPAQLHGPLVRAILADDPAAAREEFRIHARATADMCLILSRPLDTTA is encoded by the coding sequence GTGCGGGCCGCAGGGGCTGCCGAGGCCATCGCGCGCAGGCTGAGCGAGCTGATCGGCGCCCGGATGCTGGTCGCCGGGGACCGGTTCCCCTCCGAGAAGGCCCTCGCGGAGCTGTTCGAGGTGGCGCCGATGACCATCCGCCACTCGATGGCCGTGCTCCGCGAGGAGGGCCTGGTCGAGACCCGGCGCGGGCACCTGGCCGGCACCTATGTGACCCCCGAGGTGCTGGACCGGGTGCGGGAGCTCACCGCCAGGCACGCCTACACCGAGGCGGAGGTGGAGGAGCTGACCGTCTGGCGCGAGGCCGTCTCCGGCGAGGCCTCCGCCCGCGCCGCCGCCCGACTGACGACGGACTCCACCGGGACGGACGCCGCCGACGCCGTCACCGGGCTGCGGGACCGCCTGCGCGAGCTGGAGGCCAGGACCAACGCCGAGCTCGGCGACCCCGGCGCCTACCGCACCGCCGACGCGGCGCTGCACCTGTTCATCGCCGAACTGTCCGGCTCACGGCGGCTGCTGGAGGCCGAGCAGGGCATCCAGCACGAGCTGACCCGACTGCTCGCCGCCGACCCCGGCGGCACCGAGTCCCGCAGCACCCCGGCCCAGCTGCACGGCCCGCTGGTCCGCGCCATCCTGGCCGACGACCCGGCGGCGGCCCGCGAGGAGTTCCGGATCCACGCCCGGGCCACGGCGGACATGTGCCTGATCCTCAGCCGGCCGCTGGACACCACGGCCTAG